A region of Rahnella aceris DNA encodes the following proteins:
- a CDS encoding DUF2931 family protein yields MKTITGLLSLLLLAGCTGSKAHEQQRNIKAPWDEWYFAFTTPKALPAQVTLVKLLDTEGYGYVFETINQPQGISVGKWDDQNSAGGTQFNKAKSPPQMIVFCWDSIIDKKTYETTLFFYSDTWEKMITPYPTPLTPSKSAYRQTMLIGLAPEGIVHTWLRQYGHPDILLTSTKITTVSGKDLDMCAGVTNSDFSYGYDDDIKEFIKDKKYPYGSW; encoded by the coding sequence ATGAAAACAATAACAGGTCTGCTATCCCTGCTTCTGTTAGCGGGGTGCACCGGCAGTAAAGCGCACGAACAACAAAGAAACATTAAAGCCCCCTGGGATGAATGGTACTTTGCATTTACTACCCCTAAGGCCCTGCCTGCTCAGGTTACTCTGGTAAAATTACTCGACACCGAAGGCTATGGTTATGTGTTCGAAACAATAAACCAACCACAGGGCATCAGTGTGGGAAAATGGGATGACCAAAACTCAGCTGGCGGAACCCAGTTCAATAAAGCAAAGTCCCCACCTCAAATGATTGTTTTTTGTTGGGACTCTATTATTGACAAGAAAACTTATGAAACCACTTTATTCTTTTATTCTGATACCTGGGAGAAAATGATTACCCCTTATCCAACCCCCCTCACTCCTTCAAAAAGTGCCTACCGGCAAACGATGTTAATAGGCCTGGCTCCGGAAGGTATCGTGCATACCTGGTTAAGACAGTATGGCCATCCTGATATTTTATTAACTAGCACAAAAATAACCACTGTTTCAGGCAAGGATTTGGATATGTGCGCTGGGGTAACTAACAGTGACTTTAGCTATGGGTACGATGACGACATTAAAGAATTCATAAAAGATAAGAAATATCCCTACGGCAGTTGGTGA
- a CDS encoding DUF2931 family protein yields the protein MKTITSLLSLLLLTGCTSGNAQEQHGTIKAPWDEWYFTFSTPKALPAQVTLVKLLDTDGYGYVFQTIDQPQGDSVGKWDTHNGLGSSPFNKAKSPPQMIKFCWDSIIDKKVYETTLYFSLDTQHKMVSSEPDWSNPKETYYFRYMVIGLAPEGKVRVWLKNNGDPDVLQTSTQITTVSGKDLDMCAGVTNSDFSYGYDDDIKEFIKDKKYPYGSW from the coding sequence ATGAAAACAATAACAAGTCTCCTATCCCTTCTTCTGTTAACAGGTTGCACCAGTGGCAATGCGCAAGAACAACACGGAACTATTAAAGCGCCCTGGGATGAATGGTATTTCACGTTCTCAACCCCTAAGGCCCTGCCTGCTCAGGTCACCCTTGTGAAGTTACTGGATACCGACGGTTACGGTTACGTTTTCCAGACTATCGATCAGCCACAAGGCGACAGCGTTGGAAAATGGGATACCCACAATGGTCTGGGATCTTCACCTTTTAATAAGGCAAAATCTCCACCGCAGATGATTAAGTTTTGCTGGGACTCTATTATTGACAAAAAAGTGTATGAAACCACCTTATATTTCTCTTTGGACACACAACATAAAATGGTGAGTTCAGAGCCTGACTGGTCAAATCCGAAGGAGACTTATTACTTCCGGTATATGGTGATTGGCCTGGCACCGGAGGGAAAAGTCAGAGTTTGGCTAAAGAACAATGGAGACCCTGACGTGCTCCAGACGAGCACCCAAATAACTACTGTATCAGGGAAGGATTTAGATATGTGCGCTGGGGTAACTAACAGTGATTTTAGTTATGGGTACGATGACGATATTAAAGAATTCATTAAAGATAAAAAATATCCCTACGGCAGTTGGTGA
- a CDS encoding DUF2931 family protein: MKTITSLLSLFLLTGCTSGNAQEQHGTIKAPWDEWYFTFSTPKALPAQVTLVKLLDTDGYGYVFQTIDQPQGDSVGKWDTHNGLGSSPFNKAKSPPQMIKFCWDSIIDKKVYETTLYFSLDTQHKMVSSEPDWSNPKETYYFRYMVIGLAPEGKVRVWLKNNGDPDVLQTSTQITTVSGKELAMCKNETNFPDGYEYSEGMKTFIKDKKYPYGSW; the protein is encoded by the coding sequence ATGAAAACAATAACAAGTCTCCTATCCCTTTTTCTGTTAACAGGTTGCACCAGTGGCAATGCGCAAGAACAACACGGAACTATTAAAGCGCCCTGGGATGAATGGTATTTCACGTTCTCAACCCCTAAGGCCCTGCCTGCTCAGGTCACCCTTGTGAAGTTACTGGATACCGACGGTTACGGTTACGTTTTCCAGACTATCGATCAGCCACAAGGCGACAGCGTTGGAAAATGGGATACCCACAATGGTCTGGGATCTTCACCTTTTAATAAGGCAAAATCTCCACCGCAGATGATTAAGTTTTGCTGGGACTCTATTATTGACAAAAAAGTGTATGAAACCACCTTATATTTCTCTTTGGACACACAACATAAAATGGTGAGTTCAGAGCCTGACTGGTCAAATCCGAAGGAGACTTATTACTTCCGGTATATGGTGATTGGCCTGGCACCGGAGGGAAAAGTCAGAGTTTGGCTAAAGAACAATGGAGACCCTGACGTACTCCAGACGAGCACCCAAATAACCACTGTTTCAGGTAAAGAGTTAGCAATGTGCAAAAACGAAACGAATTTCCCGGATGGTTACGAATACAGCGAAGGTATGAAAACCTTCATTAAAGATAAAAAATATCCCTACGGCAGTTGGTGA